The following proteins are co-located in the Hydrogenispora ethanolica genome:
- a CDS encoding BglG family transcription antiterminator, whose product MTLLTKRQRDILALLIKEEEYVTVKQIAARFGIAERTVRYDLRWIECWLRENGSGLLKTAGCAGTIDRSAQDFDAERFREALNDIHHRALSAAERRFTILLYLFLEPEAITLRQIAERLNVCKNTVVSDMDAVDGQLAQAGLRLERKIHYGFSLAGAETAIRGFYIRTVLDGLARNLISEAHLLVWLKAASPGQLSAIIDEVESELRVEYSDSAKKELYISLLVAAHRVLNGRLLPDGPEDGEREDGYRQLDRLYDTWAAGHRIAMPRGELAYIRQIFRGAKLANDRNDIGDPAASDAETMLLCQQMIDDARCYLGLDLQNDLELVHGLRTHLKIAVHRLRHNLSVSNPLTDQVKFQMPFFFEMSKKIIAKYEGRIGAAVPDDETAYIAMYFGAAFERSLCSGFMPTALVVCGGGVATSGLLITRLKVMLPEIKLIGPVPAEKIAATLAGTAVDFIIATAPVKGLGKEVVRVNPLLENDDLTRIKTLIFRNSSRKQLQYLSDRNLREAEERWELGELIPREALNLNVECKNWQQAIRCCGQPLLEQGAITEQYVEAMIKAVLDYGPYMVIIPEIALAHAAPEKGVRRECLSLITLRQPLQFGEKNKEWVRIVIVFGARNHQPEQLHRLVKILEQPGNIERIKEAAAHDQIMRLSNR is encoded by the coding sequence ATGACGCTCTTGACCAAGCGGCAGCGGGACATTTTGGCCTTGCTGATCAAAGAGGAAGAATACGTCACCGTCAAGCAGATCGCCGCGCGGTTCGGCATCGCCGAGCGAACGGTCCGCTACGATCTGCGCTGGATCGAATGCTGGCTGCGGGAGAACGGGAGCGGGCTGCTGAAGACGGCCGGCTGCGCCGGGACGATCGACCGTTCGGCCCAGGATTTCGATGCGGAGCGGTTTCGCGAGGCGCTGAACGATATCCACCACCGGGCCCTGTCCGCGGCGGAACGGCGTTTTACCATTCTGTTGTACCTGTTTTTGGAGCCGGAAGCGATCACGCTGCGCCAGATCGCCGAGCGGCTGAATGTCTGCAAGAACACCGTGGTCAGCGACATGGACGCGGTCGACGGCCAGTTGGCCCAAGCCGGGCTGCGGCTGGAACGCAAGATCCATTACGGATTCAGCCTGGCCGGGGCGGAAACGGCGATTCGCGGTTTCTATATCCGGACCGTCCTCGACGGGCTGGCCCGGAACCTGATCAGCGAAGCCCATCTGCTGGTGTGGCTCAAGGCGGCCTCTCCCGGCCAGCTTTCCGCGATCATCGACGAGGTCGAGTCGGAGCTGCGGGTGGAGTATTCCGATTCCGCCAAAAAAGAGCTGTATATCTCGCTCCTGGTGGCGGCGCACCGCGTATTGAACGGCAGACTGCTCCCGGACGGGCCGGAGGATGGGGAGCGGGAGGACGGCTACCGGCAGCTCGACCGGCTCTACGACACTTGGGCCGCCGGCCACCGGATCGCGATGCCCCGCGGCGAGCTGGCGTATATCCGGCAGATCTTCAGGGGCGCCAAGCTCGCCAACGATCGGAACGATATTGGGGATCCGGCCGCCAGCGACGCCGAAACCATGCTCCTCTGCCAGCAGATGATCGACGACGCCCGCTGTTATCTGGGGCTCGACCTCCAGAACGATCTGGAGCTGGTCCACGGTTTGCGGACCCACCTCAAGATCGCCGTTCACCGCTTGCGGCACAATTTGTCCGTCTCCAACCCGCTGACCGATCAGGTCAAGTTTCAGATGCCCTTCTTTTTTGAGATGTCCAAAAAGATCATCGCCAAATATGAGGGCCGGATCGGCGCGGCCGTGCCCGATGACGAGACCGCCTATATCGCCATGTACTTCGGGGCGGCTTTCGAGCGCAGTCTCTGCAGCGGATTCATGCCCACGGCGCTGGTGGTTTGCGGCGGCGGCGTGGCCACTTCGGGGCTTTTGATCACCCGTTTGAAAGTGATGCTGCCCGAAATCAAGCTGATCGGCCCGGTTCCGGCCGAAAAGATCGCCGCGACGCTGGCCGGGACGGCGGTGGACTTCATCATCGCCACCGCGCCCGTGAAAGGGCTGGGCAAAGAAGTGGTGCGCGTCAATCCGCTGCTGGAGAATGACGATCTCACCCGGATCAAGACCCTCATTTTCCGGAATTCCTCCCGCAAACAGCTGCAATATCTGTCCGACCGCAATCTGCGCGAGGCGGAGGAACGCTGGGAGCTGGGAGAGCTGATCCCCAGGGAAGCGCTGAATCTGAACGTGGAGTGCAAGAACTGGCAGCAGGCCATCCGTTGCTGCGGCCAGCCCCTGCTGGAGCAGGGGGCCATCACCGAGCAGTATGTCGAGGCCATGATCAAAGCGGTCCTGGATTACGGCCCCTACATGGTGATCATTCCGGAGATCGCGCTGGCCCATGCCGCGCCCGAGAAAGGCGTCCGCCGCGAATGCCTCAGCCTGATCACGCTCCGGCAGCCGCTGCAGTTCGGGGAGAAGAACAAGGAATGGGTGCGGATCGTGATCGTCTTCGGCGCCCGCAACCACCAACCGGAACAGTTGCACCGGCTCGTCAAAATCCTGGAGCAGCCGGGAAATATCGAACGTATCAAAGAAGCTGCCGCCCATGATCAGATCATGCGGCTGTCCAACCGCTAG
- a CDS encoding PTS sugar transporter subunit IIA has protein sequence MQIVAKENIRLGVRAAGWEEAIREAGRLLLQSGQIREAYIDHMIQSVKTLGPYIVIIPGVAIAHARPDETVLAEGVSVITLEKAVAFGNPDNDPVDIVWAFAARSNNGHLETIARLSRFLENDRDLALLRQASDADFAYRLINRTAQP, from the coding sequence TTGCAGATCGTAGCCAAAGAAAACATCCGCCTGGGAGTCCGGGCGGCCGGCTGGGAAGAGGCGATCCGGGAAGCCGGTCGCCTGCTGCTGCAGTCCGGCCAGATTCGAGAGGCGTATATCGACCATATGATCCAAAGCGTCAAGACCCTGGGACCCTACATTGTGATCATCCCGGGCGTGGCCATCGCCCACGCCCGGCCCGATGAGACCGTATTGGCGGAGGGGGTGAGCGTCATCACGCTGGAAAAGGCGGTGGCCTTCGGCAATCCCGATAACGATCCGGTCGATATCGTCTGGGCCTTCGCCGCCCGCTCCAATAACGGGCACCTCGAGACCATCGCCAGGCTCTCGCGTTTTTTGGAGAACGACCGGGATCTGGCGTTGTTGCGGCAGGCGTCCGATGCGGACTTCGCCTACCGGCTGATTAACCGGACGGCCCAACCCTGA
- a CDS encoding PTS sugar transporter subunit IIB, which yields MPKAKILAVCGFGVGSSMILKMKIDEVLKSHGLSAEVFTTDVGTAASTPCDLIFTSKELEANIRSKAKVPVIAITNFINKQEIEEKGLTLLEQICRPDR from the coding sequence ATGCCTAAAGCCAAAATTTTAGCGGTCTGCGGTTTCGGAGTCGGTTCCTCGATGATCCTGAAGATGAAGATCGACGAAGTCCTGAAGAGCCACGGTTTGAGCGCCGAGGTCTTCACCACCGACGTGGGGACGGCGGCCTCGACCCCCTGCGATCTGATCTTCACCTCCAAGGAGCTGGAGGCGAACATTCGCTCCAAAGCCAAGGTACCGGTGATCGCCATCACCAATTTCATCAATAAGCAGGAGATCGAGGAGAAAGGCCTGACCCTGCTGGAGCAGATCTGCCGCCCGGACCGGTAG
- a CDS encoding PTS ascorbate transporter subunit IIC, with protein sequence MAVLNFFINQIFREASLFLGIIALIGLLLQRKSFSDVMKGTFKTIIGVIILTQGVNILCSSMGPLGNAFSSLFKITSVSQLNPLGTDKFITQFGSQIGVAMLLAFLLNIAVARFTRIKNIFLTGHHLFWFAFIFVALGVEAGLKGAGLLWMSTLLLAVYIIFMPALIRPFVREVTGEDSFTLGHPTVGLSLVAGLLGKAFGNKARSTEDLKIPESLDFMREITITSSAVVFLVYLIVGFILGDQAAKLYSPDKNLVVYSLLQGVLFGAGLTVLLTGVRMMLSEIIPAFKGISDRWIPEAIPALDCPMLFPYAPNAVLIGFIVSMITSVITIVICGKLGVFAYAVLPLTITCFFEIGTAAIIGNGTGGARGAIIGSAVAGVLMILLVGFSIPFLQHTVADFQIIFGGNDFSLWAIIVGFVTRLLGMGA encoded by the coding sequence ATGGCGGTTTTGAATTTTTTCATTAACCAGATCTTCCGGGAAGCATCGCTGTTTTTGGGAATTATCGCTCTCATCGGTCTGCTGTTGCAGAGAAAATCCTTCTCCGACGTGATGAAGGGGACCTTCAAGACGATCATCGGCGTGATCATCCTGACCCAAGGCGTCAATATCCTGTGCAGTTCCATGGGACCGCTGGGCAACGCTTTCAGCAGCCTGTTCAAGATCACCTCGGTGAGCCAGCTGAATCCGCTGGGCACCGACAAATTTATCACCCAGTTCGGCTCACAGATCGGCGTCGCCATGCTGCTGGCGTTCTTGCTCAATATTGCGGTGGCCCGTTTCACCCGGATCAAAAATATTTTCCTGACCGGACATCACCTGTTCTGGTTCGCCTTTATCTTTGTGGCCCTCGGCGTCGAAGCGGGCCTGAAAGGCGCCGGCCTGCTCTGGATGAGCACCCTGCTGCTGGCGGTGTACATCATCTTTATGCCGGCCCTGATCCGGCCGTTCGTCCGGGAAGTGACCGGCGAGGACAGCTTCACCCTGGGCCATCCCACGGTCGGACTCTCGCTGGTCGCGGGCCTGCTCGGCAAGGCCTTCGGCAACAAGGCTAGGTCCACCGAGGATCTGAAGATCCCGGAGTCATTGGATTTCATGCGCGAGATTACCATCACCTCGTCGGCCGTGGTCTTCCTGGTCTATCTGATCGTCGGCTTCATCCTGGGCGATCAGGCGGCCAAACTGTACAGCCCCGACAAAAATCTGGTGGTTTACTCGCTGCTGCAGGGCGTCCTGTTCGGCGCCGGGCTGACCGTCCTGTTGACCGGGGTGCGGATGATGCTCTCGGAGATCATCCCGGCCTTTAAAGGGATCTCCGACCGCTGGATCCCGGAGGCCATTCCGGCGCTGGACTGCCCGATGCTCTTTCCCTACGCTCCCAACGCGGTGCTGATCGGCTTCATCGTCTCCATGATCACCTCGGTGATTACCATCGTCATCTGCGGGAAGCTGGGCGTCTTCGCCTATGCGGTGCTGCCGCTCACTATCACCTGCTTCTTTGAGATCGGCACCGCCGCCATCATCGGCAACGGCACCGGCGGCGCCCGGGGCGCGATCATCGGTTCCGCCGTGGCCGGAGTGCTGATGATTTTACTGGTGGGCTTTTCGATCCCCTTCCTCCAACATACGGTCGCCGATTTCCAGATCATCTTCGGCGGCAATGACTTCTCGCTGTGGGCGATCATCGTCGGTTTCGTGACCCGGCTGTTGGGGATGGGAGCGTAG
- a CDS encoding SIS domain-containing protein, translating into MRYGEMYLQHVREIGERVFREQSDAMEKAAAVMADAIAAGRTLYAFGCSHAGILVEELFYRTGGLALINPLFNPTLMLNTRPVTLTSRMERLEGFGREIVASSPLGRGDVILIHSVSGRNPASIDAALEAARRGAYVIALTNLAYSRQVTSRHSSGKNLYQLADLVIDNCGDFEDAAIAIPGLEQKVAPTSTAVGALIVNAILVELVAKLVERGIAPPVFHSANVDGGDEYNQRIFAEYRDRIHYL; encoded by the coding sequence ATGCGTTACGGCGAGATGTATCTGCAACATGTCCGGGAGATCGGCGAGCGGGTATTCAGGGAGCAATCGGATGCAATGGAGAAGGCGGCCGCGGTGATGGCCGACGCCATCGCCGCCGGCCGGACGCTGTACGCCTTCGGTTGCTCCCACGCGGGCATTCTGGTGGAGGAGCTCTTTTACCGCACCGGCGGGCTGGCCCTGATCAATCCGTTGTTCAATCCCACGCTGATGCTGAATACCCGGCCGGTCACCCTGACTTCGCGCATGGAAAGGCTGGAGGGCTTCGGCCGGGAGATCGTCGCCAGCAGCCCGTTGGGCCGGGGCGATGTGATCCTGATCCATTCGGTCTCGGGCCGCAACCCGGCCAGTATCGACGCGGCGCTGGAAGCCGCCCGGCGGGGCGCTTACGTGATCGCCCTGACCAATCTGGCGTATTCGCGCCAGGTGACCTCGCGCCATTCCAGCGGCAAGAACCTCTATCAACTGGCCGACCTGGTGATTGATAATTGCGGCGATTTTGAGGACGCCGCGATCGCCATCCCCGGTCTGGAGCAGAAGGTGGCTCCCACTTCCACGGCCGTCGGGGCGCTGATCGTCAACGCGATCCTGGTGGAGCTGGTGGCAAAACTGGTGGAACGGGGCATCGCCCCGCCGGTCTTCCACAGCGCCAATGTCGACGGCGGGGACGAGTACAATCAACGGATCTTCGCGGAATACCGCGACCGGATCCATTATTTATAA
- a CDS encoding ABC-F family ATP-binding cassette domain-containing protein produces MNILSVEKISKSYGTKRLFSELSFGIAEGDKIGLIGVNGTGKTTLLRILVGQEPADSGQVVYANQARIGYLPQNPLFDPDSSVLEAAIQGTSAAMKLVREYERQLQAVAAQPGDPALQEELLRLGQRMDEAGTWQLESEAKTILTKLGIQDFAVRVGTLSGGQRKRIALAAALINPVELLILDEPTNQIDNQTVDWLEQYLRQRSGALLMVTHDRYFLDRVTNRILELNEGKAYSYTGNYSLFLAKKAELEELEQALAAKRQNLYRRELAWIRRGAKARSTKQQARIERFEDLQAQMGEASSHGQLEMTAGASRLGKKVILIEGLGKSFAGRTVIRDFSHGFQRGDRVGIIGPNGIGKSTLLQLIAGNLQPDQGVIERGPTVKLGFFTQEHLEMDESLRVIDFIKAVAEHLPTADGGTISASQMLERFLFPPALQWTPIARMSGGEKRRLYLLRVLMAAPNVLLLDEPTNDLDVQTLSILEEYLEEFPGVVIAVSHDRYFLDRIAGKLLVFETSGRILSLVGNYSDYLEYQRRREEAEAQEGTAAGPPLPVRPRTEGETAGKARPVRLSYMEQRELEGIEPAINQVEQELAAVNAKIVASGSDYLLLQELTAAQAELGRRLEEFMERWAYLTERAEQIAKNKT; encoded by the coding sequence ATGAATATTCTCTCTGTGGAAAAAATTAGCAAAAGTTATGGGACCAAGCGTCTCTTCTCCGAGTTAAGCTTCGGAATTGCCGAGGGGGATAAGATCGGCCTGATCGGCGTGAACGGCACCGGGAAAACGACGTTGTTGCGGATTCTGGTCGGCCAGGAACCGGCCGACAGCGGGCAGGTGGTCTATGCCAACCAGGCCCGGATCGGCTATTTGCCGCAGAATCCTCTCTTCGACCCCGACAGTTCGGTACTGGAAGCGGCGATCCAGGGTACTTCGGCAGCGATGAAGCTGGTCCGGGAGTATGAGCGGCAACTGCAGGCAGTCGCCGCGCAACCCGGGGACCCGGCGCTTCAGGAAGAACTGCTCCGGCTGGGACAGCGGATGGATGAAGCGGGAACCTGGCAGCTGGAGAGTGAGGCCAAGACGATCCTCACCAAACTGGGGATTCAGGATTTTGCGGTCCGGGTCGGCACCCTCTCCGGCGGGCAGCGCAAACGGATCGCCCTGGCCGCGGCGCTGATCAACCCGGTCGAGCTGTTGATCCTGGACGAACCGACCAACCAGATCGACAACCAGACCGTCGATTGGCTGGAACAATATCTGCGGCAACGGTCGGGAGCGTTATTGATGGTGACCCATGACCGTTACTTTCTCGACCGGGTGACCAACCGGATCCTGGAGTTGAACGAGGGGAAGGCCTACAGTTATACCGGGAACTACAGCCTGTTCCTGGCGAAAAAAGCGGAGCTTGAGGAGCTGGAACAAGCGCTGGCCGCCAAGCGGCAGAACCTGTACCGCCGCGAGCTGGCCTGGATCCGGCGCGGCGCCAAAGCCCGTTCCACCAAACAACAGGCGCGGATCGAGCGCTTCGAAGATCTCCAGGCGCAAATGGGGGAGGCGTCTTCCCATGGCCAGCTGGAAATGACGGCGGGAGCGAGCCGGCTGGGCAAGAAAGTCATCCTCATCGAAGGTCTTGGCAAGAGCTTCGCCGGCCGGACGGTGATCCGCGATTTCAGCCACGGGTTCCAGCGCGGCGACCGGGTGGGAATCATCGGACCCAACGGCATCGGCAAGTCGACCCTGCTCCAGCTGATCGCCGGCAACCTCCAGCCGGATCAGGGCGTAATTGAACGCGGACCCACCGTCAAGCTCGGCTTTTTTACCCAGGAGCATCTGGAGATGGATGAGAGCCTGCGGGTGATCGATTTCATCAAGGCAGTGGCCGAGCATCTGCCGACCGCCGACGGCGGAACCATCAGCGCCTCCCAAATGCTGGAGCGGTTTCTGTTCCCGCCGGCCCTGCAATGGACGCCCATCGCCAGGATGTCGGGCGGGGAGAAACGCCGCCTGTACCTGTTGCGGGTGCTGATGGCCGCCCCCAATGTGTTGCTCCTCGATGAACCCACCAATGACCTGGACGTTCAAACCCTGAGCATTCTGGAGGAGTATCTGGAGGAGTTTCCGGGCGTGGTGATCGCGGTCTCCCATGACCGGTACTTCCTGGACCGGATCGCCGGAAAACTGCTGGTTTTCGAGACGTCCGGCCGCATTCTCTCCCTGGTGGGCAATTATAGCGATTATCTGGAATACCAGAGACGCCGGGAGGAAGCCGAGGCTCAGGAGGGGACCGCCGCCGGGCCGCCTCTTCCGGTTCGGCCCCGGACCGAGGGGGAAACGGCCGGCAAAGCCCGCCCCGTCCGCTTGAGCTATATGGAGCAGCGGGAACTGGAGGGGATTGAACCCGCCATCAACCAGGTCGAACAGGAATTGGCGGCGGTCAATGCCAAAATCGTCGCATCCGGCAGCGACTATCTGCTGTTGCAGGAGCTCACCGCGGCCCAGGCAGAACTGGGGCGGCGGCTGGAAGAATTCATGGAACGCTGGGCCTATCTGACCGAGCGGGCCGAGCAGATCGCCAAAAACAAGACTTGA
- a CDS encoding LysE family translocator, with the protein MFGIVNYGLFVLSGVLLNITPGSDTLYILGRSISQGKKAGIMSVLGIGTGALVHTLLVAVGLSALLARSVLAFNLIKYLGAAYIMYLGVRAWFAKGDGLALKTLEPDSPLKIYGQGVLNNVLNPKVALFFLAFLPQFVTKDNPFGPLPFILLGLTFVTTGTLWCLLLAVFSSLATAKLRGNHQFATLLNKLTGVLFVGLGLNLLRAKAAN; encoded by the coding sequence ATGTTCGGGATCGTCAATTACGGGTTGTTTGTCCTTTCGGGGGTGCTCCTGAATATCACTCCCGGCTCCGATACCCTGTATATCCTGGGCCGCAGCATCTCCCAGGGCAAGAAAGCGGGCATCATGTCGGTGCTGGGGATCGGCACCGGAGCGCTGGTCCATACGTTGCTGGTGGCGGTGGGCCTCTCCGCGCTGCTGGCCCGGTCGGTGCTGGCCTTCAACCTCATTAAATACCTGGGGGCCGCGTACATCATGTATCTGGGGGTCCGGGCCTGGTTCGCCAAGGGCGACGGGCTCGCCCTGAAGACCCTGGAACCGGACAGTCCGCTGAAGATCTATGGCCAGGGCGTGTTGAACAATGTGCTCAATCCCAAAGTCGCCTTATTCTTCCTCGCTTTTTTGCCTCAATTTGTGACCAAAGACAATCCCTTCGGCCCCTTGCCCTTTATCCTGCTGGGCTTGACCTTCGTCACCACCGGAACGCTCTGGTGCCTGCTCCTGGCGGTTTTTTCGTCGCTGGCCACCGCCAAACTGCGGGGCAACCATCAATTTGCCACGCTGCTAAATAAACTGACCGGCGTGCTCTTTGTCGGTTTGGGCCTCAACCTGCTCCGGGCCAAGGCCGCCAATTGA
- a CDS encoding bifunctional transcriptional activator/DNA repair enzyme AdaA — MLKYDNSARMWRAVLASDPGADGLFYYAVRTTGIFCRPSCKSKPPRPENVRFFSSAAAAMAAGFRPCKRCRPDRPEEYREPAVELSERAVRILTAEYADPQILAALPGRVGASPAHLQRLFKQQTGRTPRVFLQDWRIRQAAALLAGTKLNITEICLAVGFESLSTFYAAFRSITGAAPGSYRRDRFRSEEEPL, encoded by the coding sequence ATGTTGAAATATGACAATAGCGCCCGGATGTGGCGGGCCGTGCTCGCCAGTGACCCCGGTGCCGACGGGCTTTTTTATTACGCTGTCCGAACCACCGGGATCTTTTGCCGGCCGTCCTGCAAGTCCAAACCGCCGCGCCCGGAGAATGTCCGGTTCTTCAGCTCCGCCGCCGCGGCGATGGCCGCCGGTTTCCGGCCCTGCAAGCGTTGCCGGCCCGACCGTCCGGAGGAGTACCGGGAGCCCGCCGTCGAGCTGAGCGAGCGGGCGGTGCGGATCTTGACGGCGGAGTATGCCGATCCGCAGATCCTGGCGGCCTTGCCCGGGCGGGTGGGCGCGAGCCCCGCCCACTTGCAGCGGCTGTTCAAACAACAGACCGGCCGGACACCCCGCGTTTTTTTGCAGGATTGGCGGATCCGGCAAGCCGCCGCGCTGCTGGCGGGGACGAAGCTGAATATCACCGAAATCTGCCTGGCAGTGGGATTTGAGAGCCTTTCCACTTTTTACGCGGCATTCCGTTCCATCACCGGCGCCGCTCCCGGAAGCTACCGGCGGGACCGCTTCCGTAGCGAGGAGGAACCACTGTGA
- a CDS encoding methylated-DNA--[protein]-cysteine S-methyltransferase: MKLVYDRYETPFGPIHVILDSKGVREVVMTPAKWEQCLGDPALTHDPPACREAVSQLDEYFSGKRRRFSLPLSLTGTSFQQNVWRELQEIPFGETRSYQAIARAIAAPGSCRAVGQANRRNPLPIFVPCHRVIGKDGSLTGYIGTGYLDIKSYLLRMEQAYLKAM, from the coding sequence GTGAAACTTGTCTATGATCGTTACGAAACCCCCTTCGGGCCGATCCATGTCATCCTGGACTCCAAAGGAGTCCGCGAGGTGGTGATGACCCCGGCGAAATGGGAGCAATGCCTGGGGGATCCGGCCTTGACCCATGATCCGCCGGCCTGCCGGGAAGCAGTGAGTCAGCTGGATGAGTATTTTTCCGGAAAACGCCGCCGCTTCAGCCTGCCCCTTTCGCTGACGGGAACCTCCTTCCAGCAAAACGTCTGGCGGGAATTGCAGGAGATCCCCTTCGGCGAGACCCGCAGTTATCAAGCGATTGCCCGGGCCATCGCCGCGCCGGGCAGCTGCCGGGCGGTGGGCCAGGCGAACCGGAGGAATCCCTTGCCCATCTTCGTCCCGTGCCACCGGGTCATCGGCAAGGACGGGAGCCTGACCGGATATATCGGAACCGGCTATCTGGATATCAAATCCTATCTGTTGCGGATGGAGCAAGCTTATTTAAAAGCCATGTGA
- a CDS encoding L,D-transpeptidase family protein — protein MERMINGLFLKNGPDSQQLIRVTATTRPGPAAMLETFERNAGHWRTVFPPLAAVIGAGGFTPHKVEGDRCSPQGLFRLGPCFGKYPRPRTRMPYRQTTVHDVWVDDPASAWYNTWQVVPARGRWRSAEALRRSDHLYDDAVVIHYNTVERIPGRGSAIFLHVRAMSSSYRGKISLTN, from the coding sequence ATGGAGCGTATGATCAACGGTCTGTTCCTGAAAAATGGGCCGGATTCGCAGCAATTGATCCGGGTCACGGCTACGACGCGGCCGGGGCCGGCCGCCATGCTCGAAACCTTCGAACGGAACGCCGGTCATTGGCGAACGGTCTTTCCGCCGCTGGCCGCGGTCATCGGGGCGGGCGGCTTCACCCCTCATAAAGTGGAAGGAGACCGTTGTTCGCCCCAAGGCCTCTTCCGCCTCGGCCCCTGCTTCGGAAAATACCCGCGTCCCCGCACCCGGATGCCCTACCGTCAAACCACGGTCCATGACGTTTGGGTGGATGACCCCGCTTCGGCCTGGTACAACACCTGGCAGGTCGTGCCGGCCCGGGGGCGGTGGCGTTCGGCGGAGGCGTTGCGGCGCTCTGATCATTTGTATGATGATGCCGTGGTGATCCATTACAACACGGTGGAACGGATCCCGGGCCGGGGCAGCGCGATTTTTTTGCATGTCCGGGCAATGTCATCAAGCTATCGTGGAAAAATTTCACTGACGAATTGA
- a CDS encoding M14 family metallopeptidase codes for MDRSSGRSLPDSPDGYSYRCLERDLLRLRQRYPRLEQGSLGRSVLGRPLHYLRLGNGPHEFFYNAAHHANEWITSPVLMRFAADLAAAYSAGEMIGGYPAAALWERSSIYLLPMVNPDGVELVLGNENPECYEIPARVIRELAGTGTPLARVWKANIRGVDLNLNYPAGWEEAKRIEWEQGITGPAAHDYGGPAPLSEPETGAVAAFTCQHDFRLVLAFHTQGRVIYWRYLDEYPPGAWEIAQVLAAVSGYGLEANPPDASYAGYKDWFIHDFDRPGFTVEVGKGVNPLPASDLEEIYRENLPLMVRAALV; via the coding sequence ATGGATCGAAGCAGTGGCCGGAGTCTTCCGGATTCGCCGGACGGCTATTCATACCGCTGCCTGGAGCGGGATCTGCTGCGGCTGCGGCAGCGTTATCCCCGGCTGGAACAGGGGAGCCTGGGCCGGAGCGTCCTGGGGCGGCCCCTCCATTATCTGCGCCTGGGGAACGGTCCCCACGAGTTCTTTTATAACGCGGCGCACCATGCCAACGAATGGATCACCAGCCCTGTATTGATGCGGTTCGCCGCGGATCTGGCGGCCGCTTATTCCGCCGGGGAAATGATCGGCGGTTACCCGGCGGCCGCGCTCTGGGAACGCAGCAGCATTTATCTGCTGCCCATGGTGAATCCGGACGGGGTGGAGCTGGTATTGGGGAATGAAAATCCGGAATGTTACGAGATCCCGGCGCGGGTCATCAGGGAACTGGCCGGCACCGGGACGCCGCTGGCCAGGGTCTGGAAGGCCAATATCCGCGGGGTGGATCTGAACTTGAATTACCCGGCCGGTTGGGAAGAGGCGAAGCGAATCGAGTGGGAGCAGGGCATCACCGGACCGGCGGCGCACGATTATGGCGGGCCGGCGCCGCTGTCGGAGCCGGAGACCGGCGCGGTGGCGGCTTTCACCTGCCAGCATGATTTCCGGCTGGTGCTGGCTTTTCATACCCAGGGCCGGGTCATCTATTGGCGGTATTTGGATGAATACCCTCCCGGGGCCTGGGAGATCGCCCAGGTTCTGGCCGCCGTCAGCGGCTACGGACTGGAAGCCAATCCGCCGGATGCCTCGTATGCCGGGTACAAAGACTGGTTCATTCACGACTTCGACCGGCCGGGCTTTACCGTCGAGGTCGGGAAGGGCGTGAATCCGCTGCCCGCCTCCGATCTGGAGGAGATATACCGGGAGAACTTGCCGCTCATGGTCCGGGCGGCCTTGGTCTGA